One Vigna unguiculata cultivar IT97K-499-35 chromosome 7, ASM411807v1, whole genome shotgun sequence genomic region harbors:
- the LOC114190696 gene encoding indole-3-acetic acid-induced protein ARG7-like — MGFRLPGIRKAPSAANQASSKVVDAPKGYLAVYVGEKMKRFVIPISHLNQPSFQDLLSQAEEEFGYDHPMGGLTIPCSEDVFQHITSSLSAQ, encoded by the coding sequence ATGGGATTTCGTTTACCTGGTATCAGAAAGGCACCATCTGCAGCAAATCAAGCATCTTCAAAAGTGGTGGATGCACCAAAGGGATACCTTGCAGTCTATGTTGGAGAGAAAATGAAACGATTTGTGATCCCTATATCACACTTGAACCAACCTTCATTCCAGGACTTGCTGAGTCAAGCTGAGGAAGAGTTTGGATATGATCATCCCATGGGAGGGCTCACAATTCCTTGCAGTGAAGATGTCTTCCAACATATAACTTCTTCTTTGAGTGCACAATAA
- the LOC114189956 gene encoding auxin-induced protein 6B-like, with translation MGFRLPGSKKTIFAVSEASSKAVNAPKGYLAVYVGEKMKRLMIPVSYLNQPSFQDLLSRAEEEFGYEPHNSLQRRSLQPYNFLLEWMISLTFQEIDLE, from the coding sequence ATGGGTTTTCGTTTACCTGGAAGCAAGAAAACAATATTTGCAGTCAGTGAAGCGTCTTCAAAAGCAGTGAATGCACCAAAAGGCTACCTAGCGGTGTATGTTGGAGAGAAAATGAAGAGGTTGATGATCCCTGTATCATACTTGAACCAACCCTCATTCCAAGACTTGTTGAGTCGAGCTGAAGAAGAGTTTGGATATGAGCCTCACAATTCCTTGCAGCGAAGATCTCTTCAACCATATAATTTCTTGCTTGAATGGATGATAAGTCTCACATTTCAGGAGATTGACTTAGAGTAG
- the LOC114192526 gene encoding indole-3-acetic acid-induced protein ARG7-like, giving the protein MGFRLPGIRKAASTRNQASSKVLDAPKGYLAVYVGEDMKRFVIPVSHLNQPLFQDLLSKAEEEFGYDHPMGGLTIPCTEDVFQHITSCLSAQ; this is encoded by the coding sequence ATGGGCTTTCGTTTACCTGGTATCAGAAAGGCAGCATCTACCAGAAATCAAGCATCTTCAAAAGTGTTGGATGCACCAAAGGGCTACCTAGCAGTGTATGTGGGAGAGGATATGAAACGTTTTGTGATTCCTGTATCACACCTGAACCAACCTTTGTTTCAAGACTTGTTGAGTAAAGCAGAGGAAGAGTTTGGATATGATCATCCCATGGGTGGCCTCACAATTCCTTGCACCGAAGATGTCTTCCAACATATAACTTCTTGTTTGAGTGCACAATAA
- the LOC114190695 gene encoding indole-3-acetic acid-induced protein ARG7 — translation MGFRLPGIRKTLSARNQASSKVVDAPKGYLAVYVGENMKRFVIPVSHLNQPLFQDLLCQAEEEFGYDHPMGGLTIPCSEDVFQHITSCLNAQ, via the coding sequence ATGGGTTTCCGTTTACCAGGTATCAGAAAGACTTTATCCGCCAGAAATCAAGCATCTTCAAAAGTGGTGGACGCGCCAAAGGGCTATCTTGCAGTATATGTGGGAGAGAATATGAAACGGTTTGTGATTCCTGTATCACACTTAAACCAGCCTCTATTCCAAGACCTGCTGTGTCAAGCAGAGGAAGAGTTTGGATATGATCATCCCATGGGTGGCCTCACAATTCCTTGCAGCGAAGATGTCTTCCAACATATAACTTCTTGTTTGAATGCACAATAA
- the LOC114190174 gene encoding indole-3-acetic acid-induced protein ARG7-like produces the protein MGFRLPGIRKTLSARNQASSKVLDAPKGYLAVYVGEDMKRFVIPVSHLNQPLFQDLLSKAEEEFGYDHPMGGLTIPCTEDVFQHITSCLNG, from the coding sequence ATGGGCTTTCGTTTGCCTGGTATCAGAAAGACTTTATCTGCCAGAAATCAAGCATCTTCAAAAGTGTTGGATGCACCAAAGGGCTACCTTGCAGTGTATGTGGGAGAGGATATGAAACGATTTGTGATTCCTGTATCACACTTGAACCAACCTCTATTCCAAGACTTGTTGAGTAAAGCAGAGGAAGAGTTTGGATATGATCATCCCATGGGTGGCCTCACAATTCCTTGCACCGAAGATGTCTTCCAACATATAACTTCTTGCTTGAATGGATGA